In the Larus michahellis chromosome 6, bLarMic1.1, whole genome shotgun sequence genome, one interval contains:
- the KAZALD1 gene encoding kazal-type serine protease inhibitor domain-containing protein 1: protein MSEAKTLSSSCLVLSLLSLHWASLQLGQAFPSTSDYLQRGWQRLLEEGEGCAECRPEECPVPRGCLAGTVRDACDCCWECANLEGQICDLDNTNHFYGKCGEHLECRLDAGDLQHGEVPEPQCACLSHLALCGSDGKTYAQICRFLEVAHAHPDANLTVAHEGPCESEPQITSPPYDTWNITGQDVIFGCEVFAYPMASIEWRKDGMEMLLPGDDPHISVQFRGGPQKYEVTGWLQIQGVRVTDEGTYRCFARNRVGEVVALASLTVFTPDQLNLTGFSLPKPHTTPEDYGESEEDYY from the exons ATGTCTGAAGCCAAGACCCTGAGCTCCTCTTGCCTCGTGCTTTCCTTGCTCTCCTTGCACTGGGCTTCGCTCCAGCTGGGCCAGGCTTTTCCCAGCACCTCCGACTACCTccagcggggctggcagcggctgctggaggaaggagagggctgCGCCGAGTGCCGGCCGGAGGAGTGCCCGGTGCCACGCGGGTGCCTGGCTGGCACGGTGCGGGATGCCTGCGACTGCTGCTGGGAGTGTGCTAACCTGGAGGGACAGATCTGCGACCTGGACAACACCAACCACTTCTACGGCAAGTGCGGGGAACACCTGGAGTGCCGGCTGGATGCCGGGGACCTGCAGCACGGAGAGGTGCCCGAGCCGCAGTGCGCCTGCCTCTCCCACCTGGCCCTCTGCGGCTCCGATGGCAAAACCTATGCCCAGATCTGCAGGTTCCTGGAAGTCGCCCATGCCCATCCTGATGCCAACCTCACCGTGGCCCACGAGGGTCCCTGCGAGTCAG agccCCAGATCACCTCTCCTCCCTACGACACGTGGAACATCACTGGGCAGGACGTCATCTTCGGCTGCGAGGTCTTCGCCTACCCCATGGCATCCATCGAGTGGAGGAAGGATGGCATGGAGATGCTGCTGCCTGGAGATGACCCCCACATCTCTGTCCAG TTCAGAGGTGGTCCCCAGAAATACGAAGTGACGGGCTGGCTCCAGATCCAGGGTGTGCGAGTGACGGATGAAGGCACCTACCGCTGCTTCGCCAGAAACAGGGTTGGGGAGGTGGTGGCATTAGCCAGCCTGACCGTCTTCACGCCAG ACCAGCTCAACCTGACAGGCTTTTCCCTGCCGAAGCCTCACACGACGCCTGAGGACTACGGGGAGAGCGAGGAGGACTATTACTAG